The genomic window AGCTACCATTGCTTTTCCAAATGTACCTGTTACTAGGGCTGATAAAACTATCACACACAACGGGATTAATGCTGTTATAGGAGCTTCTAATGGTAAGATTAATCGTTATCACGCTATCACAGCCCAAAGCATTTAGCAGTGTGTCGGTATATGTCCCGCTGCTATTCCAAATATACTTACTACTTGGACTAATAAAGCTGTCGCAAGCTGTGGGGTGTATTGCACTAGTAGTGCGAGGAATAATCGTAAGGTTCACAGAGATGACACTATCGCAACCCAAAGCATTTAGCAGTGTGTCGGTATATATCCCGCTGCTATTCCAGATATATTTATTGCTGGGGCTAATAAAGCTGTCGCAAAAGAAAATTTGTATACTGCTATCCGTAATTTGATTAATGGTTAGATTAACTGTTATAATGCTATCGCAACCAGATGAATTGAGTAAAGTATCAGAATAAACACCGCTGGTTGTCCAAATATATTCACCGCTTGGACTAATGAAACTGTCACAGCCATTCGCAAAAATGTTGTTTTGAGAAATTTCACAATTAGTGTATTTCGCGAGGAAAATGCTTGGATATACGTTTGGGGTAACAAAGTTTGCAATTCTTGGAGATGCGCTAAAATCAACGGTATGAGTAAATAGCCCTGTCAAATAAATAATGCCGGTATCCTGAACCACAATAGCTCTTGCTTCCTGATAACCGTAAATCACTCCAATTGGTTTAGCCCACATATAATTAGCGGCTGAGTCATATTTTGCAAAATACATGTCGTTATTCGATTTCGAGGTAATATAAGCATTATTTCCAGAAGGATCGAAATCCACGGTACCGCGAAACCCACCAGTTAAGTATATATTATCTTTTTGATCAGTGTATATGGCGTTATTGCTACTATGTATTTCCATGTGTTTACTACCTATATCCATTTCCATGTTTCTTCCCCATATATAATTCCCTGTACTATCATATTTAGCCATAAAATATGAGTAAAAGTAGCCGCCTGCAGGAGAATAGAAACTTGCAATTACAGGAGAAGGATCTATGTCAGTAGAATCAGTGAAATGTCCATATAAATAGATATCTCCGTTAATGCCAATAGTGGAACCTATTGCCTTATCATCTTTATCTCCACCCACAATCTTAGCCCAAAGGTATTTTCCTGCGGTATCATACTTAGTTATAAAAATGTCCTGGGCATTTGACGTAAACTGGGCTGAATTTACAGAAGGGTCAAAATCCAATGTTCCATTAAAAGTGCCAACTATATATATTCCAGAACTACAGTAGTACATTGAACGTATTTCCTCTTCACCCACTCCATTTAGTTGATGTGCCCATTGATACTGTCCCGAGGAGTTATACTTAGCTAAAAAAATATCAGCACCATTTCCAGTGGGTGCTGTCAAATTTGCCACGGCAGAAGAAGGGTCAAAGTCTTTTGTTCCCCTAAAGTTCCCTGCAACATAAATATTATTATCATCATCCATTGCGAAGCCTTGGGGCCGGTTATGGTTAGAGTAATCAGGCAAGTTTCCGCCTATTAATATGGACCAAATAAAATTTCCCGAAGTATCTAATTTTTTTATAAACATTCTTCGAGTATTATCAATGCTGTCGTGAAGATACCCACCCAGATATACATACCCGCTATCATCAAAAGCTATATTGACGACATAATCATTCCATATATTGCCCATTCTTTTCGCCCATAGCAATTCTCCTGATGAAGTATATTTACCGATATACGCATCATGCCTTCCCATTTGTGTTTCTTCGGACATAAGGTAATGCGTTTTTAAGGAGGGATCAAAATCAATCATTCCGCTAAATGCTCCGGCAATGTAAACATTTCCTTCTGCATCAGTTGCTAATGCATCCCCACTACTCTGGTTGTAACCGTACTCTTTGACACTCCATGCGGCTTCACATAATCCGTTTAAGGAATACTTCGCTACAAATGGGGAGAGTTGTTGTCCCTTTAACTGAACAAAATGAGCCGAATTATCAAATCTCATAGCTGCACCAAAACCGGTATAATACACGCTGTTTTTACCATTAAAAATAATAAACTGACCTACGTCATTTTTATCAGTTACCGGTCCTCTCATCCAAACGAATGCACCTGCGGAGTCATATTTAGCCAAGAATGTCCTTCCGCTTCCAAACATATGACTGGTAAGCGGAGCGGGGTCAAAATCAACCTTTCCACTTGATCTGCCTGTTATATAGTAACTCCCTATGTCGTCACTTGCTATGGACAATCCGGTAAGAGATATAGTTGATAATGAACTAATACTTCCAATTCTTTCAGCAAAAAAATAATTTCCAGCAGTATCATACTTCGCAAAAAACATATTCTGATTCCCCCATGAAGTGAGGAGGGCAGAGGCCCCTGAAGGATCAAAATCCGAAGTTCCCCCAAAGCCGCCTGTCATGTATATATAGCTTTCTCCATAGAAAGTAATAGAGTGGCTCGAATCTGCTCCGCTGCCGCCCATTTTTTTAGCCCATGTATAATTACCTGCAGTATCATATTTAGCCAAAAAAATATCGGTATTTCCTGAAGAAATAAGATTTGCTGTAGCTATTCCTGGATTGAAATCGGCCGTATCTTCAAAAACCCCTGTTAAATACAAGTACCCATTGGAGCCGTAAATCATGGAGTACGAAAGATCATTTCCCTGGCCCCCTATGCCTTTAGCCCATATTGAATTGCCTGATGTATCATATTTGGCTATAAAAAAATCTTTACCTCCGGCTGAACTAAGTCCTGAAGGGATTCCATTATTTACAAAAATCAAAGAATCACTAAAGTATCCTGAAAGATAAACATAACCATCATTGCCTATGACAATAGATTTCCCAACATCCTCACCAGTGCCTATGATGCTACTGGCCCAGATCAAGTTTCCCGAAGAATCATATTTGGCAACAAAAACATCTGAACCCGTTGATGCAACCATGCTTATCGAATTGTAAGGATAGTCGAAATAAGCAGTATCTTGAAAAGACCCGGTTACATAGATATTATCTGCATTATCTATAGCTATTGCCAACCCCTCGTCATCAAACTTGCCTCCTAAACTTTGTGACCAAATATGATTGCCAACAGAATCATATTTGATAAGAAAGACATCATTCATCCCAACTGAAATAAGTGGATCTACAGGGGTAGTGGTTCCAAAACTTACGGTACTCTCAAATTTTCCTGTTATAAAAATATTACCGGAGTGGTCATTTGCTATGCAATAGCTTTTTTCATTTGTGTTTCCCGCATCTCCAAGCCCGATTGCCCAGCGATTACTCACCTCTTGAGCCGAGGCTGAAAATGTGAAAAGTAAGGTTATAAGTAAGTTAATGCAAGAAGGTAATAAGTTTTTCATTTTTTGATTTCTTAGGGTAATTTGATTTGACGCAGGCAGGTCAAGTTCAACTTAGCAAAACTGCGTCTCAAAGAAACTGAAATTCTGTGACTATAAAGCAGAACTTCACATTTTTTGTGGGTTAAGTTTCTCGTGGAACCAACAGTTGAGCAGTTTTATGAGTTTCGCGACAGATTAGCGGTGAGCCGTATTTAGTTTCACCACTCGCCTCTGAATAACTCCCTCTTCAGCTATAATTTTTACGAGATAAACTCCTGCCGCAAGATTCGAAGTATTGAGGACTTCCTTACCCTCCACCGTGAAGTCTGCACTCCTTAACTTTTTAACAAGCATTGTCCTTCCCCGCAAGTCGAGGATTTGAATCTCATTTACATGAAGTCCGGTGAAGTTTACGCTAACCTCATCTTTGGTAGGATTAGGATAAATAACCACACGGTTATAAATATATGTTTTGGCTATGCCAGTAACAAACCGGATAGAATCACCTTCTAAATTATACGGTAAAGGAGTTTCTGTAGCATTTATTAGCAGTACATCTTTTAGTTCGACCTTCAGGTGCGAAAGTGCTGTTTGTGGTAGCGGATCTTTTAGACGGAACTGGATCACACCTATTTTTCCAGAACCGGATACATTGCTGTGATTGATTCTGCTAATACCCGTTTCCACTTCACTATTTGCGTCAAAGTATTTGGTTAGAGAAATCAATTCACTTCCAACGTTTCCAAGCCAACTATTCTGATAAAACAACAGGAAACTATTCGGCACAATGAATTCTTCAGTTACCGATACCGTATATGCAATTCCATAAATATCTTCTGCTTCAAGAATGTCTGACCCTAAGTGAATCTCGGCAGTCATTAGCGCTCCGGCTGTCAATGAATCTTGTTGAAACTTTACCGTCAGCAGAGGATCATCAGGGCCTCCGAGTTTGCTCAATCCCCTTTTGTTATGCGATTTGTTATAGTTAACTGAAACAGCAATGGTGTCAGAGGCAGATATAGTTGCATCACCATCGCAGTCTGCATGTTTAATGTTAGTTCCATTAGCCAAAGTATCACTCCAGTCAGGGGCATGTTGTGCAGCCCAGGAAATGGATGCATTAGTCCGGGCAGGGCCGGTTTTGCTGTATTGGGTACCTATAGTAAGGATGTCAAAATTATTTGCCACTCCATCACTATTAGCATCTCCTGGCCACACGCAATCATTGTCCAATGTCAGATTTACAGTTATCACACTATCACAACCTGTAGCATTAGGGATTGTATCCATGTAAGTTCCATTGCTAGTCCAAATATATCGTCCACTTGGCGAAGCAAAGCTGTCACAAACAACCGTGTTAATACTGCTGAAAGTAGATTTTTTTACTGTTAGGAATAATTTGATTATAGAATCGCAACCTGTAGCGTTTTTTAATACAGCGGATAAAGTATCACTTGCGGAATAGGTGATGCCGGTAACCGGCCAGAAAAAGCTATCGCAGGCGGAGGTGTTGAAAGTATCCATGCTGCTGGTATTAATGGCTAACCCTATTGCTATTATACTATCGCATCCTTGAGCATTTGGAATAGTGTCAGTATAATTTCCGCTGCTTTTCCAAGTAAATCTACCGCTAGGGCTAATGAAACTGTCACATGCCATAGGGCTTATGTTGCTATAGGAAATGCTCTTAACAGCGAGCATTACAACTAACACACTATCGCAACCCATTGAGTTTTGCAGCGTATCTGAATATGTGCCACTTTGATTCCATACATATCGTCCGCTTGGGGAAACAACACTATCACAAGTTGAAATAAAAATGTTGCTATCTGTAGTTCGATTAATGGTTAGATTAACTGTTATTATACTGTCACAACCCCATGAACTGAGCAGCGTGTCCGAATAAATACCATTCGTTTTCCATACGTATTTTCCGGAGGGACTAACAAAGCTATCGCAAGTTGTAGGGCTTATTGCATTTGTGTCATGAGGAATAATTGTAAGATGGACTGTTATTACACTGTCGCAGCCCACAGCATTTTGGAGTGTGTCAGAATATAATCCAGTAGCTGTCCAAATATATTTATTACTTGGACTAATAAAACTATCGCAACCCATAACCATAATATCAGCATACGTCCCGCAATTCGTATAATGAGCAACGAACATTGATCCATCAAAGACGTAGGCAGTGCTCGGTGAGGGATCAAAATCAACTGTGTCAGCACCAAGGCCGTTAAGAATACCAGTAATAGAGACATCGTTCTGGCTATTAAGAGAAAGGGTAGTTCCACGGCTGGCGTTCGGGCCGCTCATGATTTTTACCCACAGATAATTACCAGAGGAATTATACTTGGCTAAATATATGTCTGCATATCCCCCCTTTGAACTAAAAATTGCACTATCTCCTGAAGGGTCAAAATCCACCGTCCCTTCAATTCCACTCGTTATAAAAATATTATCCATCGCATCCGTTTTTAAACCATTATTAACATAGCCTAAACCCATGCTTTTACCCCATTGGTAGGTGCCCGTGCTATCATATTTGGCTAAAAAAGCGGAACCGCCAGGAGCATATAAAGGGGCAATGGCTGGTGAGGGATCCAAATCAGTGGAGTCTATAAAAACGCCATACATATAAATATCACTGTTTACTCCCAGTGCTGTAGCAAATAAGTCATCCATATTTACCCCTCCAATAGTTTTTACCCATTTATAATTTCCTGATTTGTCATATTTCGCAATAAAGATGTCCAGAGAATTTGCTGTGTCACGGGCCGTATTTGCGGACGGATCAAAATCGATAGATCCAGAATAATCTCCAGTTAAATAGATACCAGAGCTATCGGCCATAAGTGTTTGTAAGTATATTCTATTATTTCCTATCTGCCGCGCCCATTGATATTGCCCTTGATTGTTATACTTAGCAAAAAAAAGTGCCCTCCCCCCCCATGCTGTTAAATTTGCGGTGGCAAAAGAAGGGTCAAAATCCTTAGTATTGATAAATTCATCTGAAATGTAAAGGTCATTATTTTCATCAATAACAAAACCTAGTATTCGTCTCGTGTATCCTAATCCAGCACTCCCTCCTAATTTTATTGACCATTTATAATTACCGGAAGAATCAAATTTTGTTATAAAAACCTTATCACCGCCATCCGCGGTCATGGTATCTAAGGCCGGTGAGGGATCAAAATCTACGGTATCTTCAAAACATCCTGCTATATACACATTACCGCTATCATCAAGCTGCACATTGACGGCATAGTCTGCCCTAATGCCGCCCATGCTTGCTGCCCATTTAAGTTGTCCTCTTGAATCATATTTTGCCAGAAAGGCGTCAGCTGCGCCTTTTGAAAAAAGGTTATATCTCTCAACAGATGGGTCAAAGTCAACTGTTCCTGAAAATTCTCCGGCAACATAAACATTTCCTTGTGTGTCACTTATTATCGCCCGCCCTACACTTGCATCTCCAGTGTGCTCTTCTACGCCCCATGCGGAGTTAAAGTCTCCTGATGCTGAAGAACATTTCCCTACAAAAACTGAAGAAATTTTACCTCTTATAATACCAGCATTTGGAAAATATGCCGAGCCAGATTGGGTGCCAGTAATGAAAATCCTATCGGTACCATCAAAGGCTATGGATTGCTCGTATGTCGTACCGCCTTGATAAACAATACTTACCCATTGATATATTCCTGAAGAATCATATTTAGCAACAAAAACAGTTTCGTAGCCGGCTGCTGTGTGTATTGCTGTTCCAACAGAGGGGTCAAAATCAACCGTATTACCAAATCGCCCGATGATGTAAAAATTACCCACACTATCCGTAACAACATCTTGTCCTGAGCAATATGCATCGTTGCCTTCACCTACAGCCTTAGCGAGGACAAAGGCTCCAGATGTATCATATTTCGCCAGGAACATAAAGGAGTTCCAAAATTTATCAGAATAGACATATATATTAAAAGTATTAGGTGATGGATCAAAATCAACAGAATCTTGAAATTCACCTGTGACATATAAGTACTGACCATCAAATGCCAAGGACTCACCCTTCGCCTGAGAAGTTCCCCCAAGTCGTTTGGCCCACACATAGTTTCCGGCCGTGTCATACTTTGCCAAAAAAATATCAGTGCTGCCGGAAGCTGATAGATTAGCTGTCGTTGATCCCGGATCAAAATCAGTAATACCTTCAAAATACCCAGTTAGATATAGGTATCCTCTTGGGTCTACCACCATGGATTGGGCGAAATCGTCATTTGCCCCACCAATACCTTTGCTCCATATATAATTACCCGAAGTGTCATATTTAGCTATGAAAAAATCTATTCCTCCTGCTGATTTAATTTCAGCAGTGCTACCGGCAGGATTAAACATCAAAGAGTCTGTGAACGATCCTGAAATATAAAGGTCTCCGCTGTTTCCTACCACAATAGATTTCCCCATTCCTTCTCCTGGCCCTCTAATACTCCTGGCCCATTGATGTTGTCCAGAAGAATTATATTTAGCTATGAATACATCGGAACTATCAAACGAAGCCAGCTTCGCTGTGTCATAGGGAGTAGCAAAATCAGCAGTATCCTGAAAAAATCCGGTTACATATATATTATTAGCGCTATCCACGGCCAAAGCCATTCCGCGGTCATTCAGTCTGCCTCCCATGCTCTGAGTCCATAGACATTTGCCAGTTGAATCATATTTTACCAGAAAAACATCATACTCACCTGCTGAAATGACGGGATTTATTTCTCCAGTTGAAAAGCTAACTCTCCGATCAAATTCTCCGGTTATATAAACATTCCCATTGTGGTCAGTAACAACACTATGGGCTTTTTCACTTTCACTTCTTTCGTCTCCAAAACCGTGAGCCCAACTATAATCAACATCTTGGGCAAAGGCTGGAAAAGCGAAAATCAATGCAACCAGTGTGGTAATGCAGAAAGGTAATAGGGTTCTCAAAATATTGCTTTTTAGAGTTAAGGCTATCAGACCACTTTGTAAATAGTCAAAACAAAGATACTATTTGAAACACTTTGTTAGAGGCAACTCGAATTATTAAAGTGCTGCAAGGAAGATTACAAAATGGTTTCTCCTCCCAACTTTTTTGCTATCCATCCGAAAGCGGGATTAGTCTTCTGCCCAAATATTTAAGGGTGGCGATGCGATGCGCTTGCGGCCCATGCAGTGGCAACGTTTTTTGGAAGTGTTCACGCAGGTTGCTTTTCAAAGTTTAGCAGCCTGAATATGCATCCAATCGAAATTGCGTTGCTGGCCCAGGCTCACCCAACCTTCTTCTTCCCAGAATTTCCACCACATGGCGTATTCAGGTTTTGCGAATGAGGCCCGGTCGCGTCCCCATTTCAGTTGGTTTCTTTCCGGGTCGTAGTCTACTGCCATGCCCCAACTATGTGTAGAGTACCGCGAACCTCCGCGCATCTTTCTCACGTTGAGGCATCCTCCCCATAAATCTAACCGGAGCCGCTGGATTTCGTCCAGGCCGTAATGGTTGAACACCTTAGTGAGAACCCTGAGCATGCTATCATGCACTTTTTCATGGCAGGAAAAGCGATTGATCACCTTGCTCTTGTCCCACGCCAGTTTGTGCGGGTAAGGGACATTGATCGTGGTTTGCCTTTGACCCACCTGGCCATAGAAAGCAATTATTTCCGATTCAGGCGTCTGCTTCGGCCATTGATTGGGATTAACTTCAACCAACTCCTCCGGACGCCAAATCTCGGGTTCCTTATGCTCCACCAAAACCCTGATCAATGCATCGAGGGCAAATCGAGTTTGCGGCCCGAGGAATCCGTCAACAGGCCCTGCTTCAATATTGTGCTCGCGCGCCAACAATTGGATGAATCCCACTACTTTCCGCGCATTTGCCCAATCTCTGGGAAGATCAGGAATGTTGCTGAGCGCACTCATGGTTTTTGAGCCGAGCATACCGTCAACAGGCCCTGCATTGTACCCTTTCGCGTTTAGTTGCTGCTGTACGAACCTGATATCTTTTTTTGTAATGGCCATGGTTTTGAGAATTGGATGAAGTTCAAAGGTTGCTAAACTTGGGGGAATTGCAATGGTTGATGGGCTACCCCATTAGGAAACCCGCTTTATCTTTTAAATTCTATTTGGGCACTAACCCTGAGTATTTTACTCAGTATCAGTTCATTATTACTTCCAATTCAAAAAGCCCGCTCACAATGTCGTTTACATTATTGATTGAGTAGTCATTGGATAGTATGATTTTATTGCTTATTTCTTTTATGTTGTTTAATGGTGGAAATCTCATTTCTCTTAATTCTGTTGCACTTACATTTAGATTACCGTAAAAAATTGGAAGTAAGTATTAAATAATTCGGAGTTGAGCAATGCACAAAGGCCAACAACTTCGTCACGGTCTAAATGTCCGTCTTTTCTGTATATGTAGTTTACTTTATTTTCAACTCCGATATAATCCGATTTGGCATAGTTACAGAAATAAGGGGCTGCAATTAATCTGCTCTTGTCATCTTTGGTGCTAAATCGTCTTAAAAGAATATAATTCTTATTGGGAAGCAACAAAGATTTTGAGCCGCTTTCTATTTTTATAAATTGCCCTTTTTCTTTCAGTTGTTTTGGCCATTTCATTATCATTTTGTTTATGTTGAGTAACCAAAATAATGGAGCTAAAAATACTGTCCCGTTTTCGTAATTTTTTTGAATAAAATCTAACGCACGGAAGGAAACAACGGGTACTGTTGAAACTTTTATATTAAAACCTGTCAAAACATTTTCCCAAATTTTCTTTTATAAGGAGGCATTGCAGGTGCGGTCCGGAGATTTCAGGATGAATCAGCTGCGTTGTTGAAATTAAAAATTTTGGAACTAAAGCAGCTTTGAGTTAGGTTTGGTGGCTGAATTAAAAAATAAACTCATGAAAGAATTATTAACAGCGCTGGCAATGGTGATGAGCTTAACCGTCTTAGCGCAACCCGGCACTCTTGATAGCAGTTTTGGCACGGATGGAATAGTGACGACATCAATAGGAGCGGAGAATGACCAGGCTTATGCCGTGGCGGTGCAGGATGATGGAAAGATAATCCTGGGCGGCAGCAGCTATGTCGGCAGCGTTTCTGATTTCACTATGGTGCGATATAATGCGGATGGCTCACTGGACCAGAACTTTGGGAACGGTGGCAAAGTTATTACCACCTTTTCTCCGAATGCCTTCAGCGTAATCAGGGCATTGACCATTTTGCCGGATGGGAAAATCCTGGCAGCCGGGCAAACCCCGGATCAAGGTAATTATCATATTACTGTGGTGCGATACAAGGAGGATGGAAGCCTTGATGCAGGTTTTGCAACTGGTGGAAAACAGGTACATAATATCGCCTCTGTCAGCGATAGCTATGTAAATGGAATGGCAGTGCAGGATGACGGAAAGATCGTGGTGGGCGGATATGTATCAGGCTTCGATTTTATGCTGGCGCGCTTCAATGAAAATGGTTCAGTGGATGCCGGATTTGGCAGCAACGGCAGCTTCATCACTGAGGTTGGTGATGGTATTGCTCTGGGTAGCGATGTAGCTTTACAGAGCGATGGAAAAATTCTGCTGGCCGGACGTGCGATAAATGTCGCGGTAAACAATTTCGCGTTGATTCGCTGCAATACGGACGGTACGCTGGATGCTGGATTTGGCGATGCCGGCCAGGTGATGATGCCCATCAGTACCGGCTTTGAGGAAGCAAAAAAGGTGATAGTGCAGCCTGATGGAAAAATTCTGCTGGTAGGGCATGCGGAGGCAGGCAGCGGGTTTGAGTTCGCCATTATGCGTCTCAAAGCTGATGGCACTTTGGACAACAGTTTTGGCAACAGCGGCTCCGCTCTGGTTTCGTTCGGTACACCCGATGCATTTGCAACAGCAGTAGTGTTGCAGTCTGACGGAAAAATGGTGGTGGCAGGATATACCGGCAGCAGCAATACTACCTGGAAATTCGCGCTGGCCAGGCTCAATGCGGACGGTACGCTGGATCAAGGCTTCGGGATAGGTGGGAAACTCACCACCGCTGTGGGAACCACCTTCGACTATTGCCAGGCGGTAGCTATGCAGCCTGACGGAAAAATTGTGGCGGCAGGCTATTCCGACAGTGGAGCGAATTTCGACTTCGCTGCAGCCCGCTATCTTTCGGGACTTAACGTGGGAATTGTGGATTTTTCTATTTCTGAAAATTCAGTGCTGATTTATCCCAATCCTGTAAATCAAAATTCAATTTTTAAATATACACTGACAAGCACTGAAAGAATAACCATTGATTTGGTGGATATCAATGGGAAACGGCTCCAGCGTTTTGTTGACCAGGAATGGAAAGAAGCCGGGCCGCATCAACAACCGGTCAGGATCTCGGAGGAAATCCCGTCAGGCAATTATTTCCTCATTTTGTCAAATTCCAAAGGACAGGTTGCCATTAAAATTTTCAAATGATGTAAACTGCCGGTTTTGCCGAAAAAATGTAGCTGTGGCGTGCGCTTTGGGAGTTTAAAATACCTGGCTTTCTTCGGGTTGAACTGTTTTAAAGTTGAAGGTGTTCATTTTTGTAATGTATTTAAAATTGATAATCTTAGGTACTTAATTGAACATCCTCATCAGTTTTAATCACAGTAGTTGCATCTTCCTTAAAACATAAATTTTCCCACTATGAAAAAGCTACTCGGCACCTCTGGCATTTTGTTTTGTATATGCATGCTCCCACAGATTCATGCACAACCCGGTATAGCCGGTGGTTACATTGATTATTCCTGTGTCGGTCAGGATAGCTTCTCTATCTCCCTCCACGTAATTGCTGACTGCAATGGCTCGCTCGCATTCAGCAAAACATTTACTGCCACTCCAGGATGTACTTCTGCTTCGGCAGTATCCATTCAGCTTGCCTTGCAGGATTCTGCAGATCGCACCCAACTTTGCGAGGGCATTTGCAACAGTTGTAGCGATTCTGCTTGCTCAACGCCTTATGGATTTAAAGAATACAGGCTTACTGGACTTCTTGATCTTAGCCAGCAGGTATGTGATAACTGGACCTTTAGCTGGCAGGAAAGCAAGCGTTCAGGAGCTATCACCACCGGCCCGGCAAATGATGGTATTTACTTGTATGCCACCATTGACAAATCGGTAGCGCCCTGCAACTCCACCTCTACGCTACGTCCTTTTGAAAGCACGCTCAGGTGTCCGGGCCAATGCTTAACGTTTTTTGATGATGCCAGGGATCCGGATGGCGATTCGTTGGTATATTCTATAGTTTCAGCAAAATCATCTCCCACGTTGAATGTCACTTATACCACACCTTACAGCTCTGAGAAACCAC from Bacteroidia bacterium includes these protein-coding regions:
- a CDS encoding M15 family metallopeptidase, whose translation is MAITKKDIRFVQQQLNAKGYNAGPVDGMLGSKTMSALSNIPDLPRDWANARKVVGFIQLLAREHNIEAGPVDGFLGPQTRFALDALIRVLVEHKEPEIWRPEELVEVNPNQWPKQTPESEIIAFYGQVGQRQTTINVPYPHKLAWDKSKVINRFSCHEKVHDSMLRVLTKVFNHYGLDEIQRLRLDLWGGCLNVRKMRGGSRYSTHSWGMAVDYDPERNQLKWGRDRASFAKPEYAMWWKFWEEEGWVSLGQQRNFDWMHIQAAKL
- a CDS encoding T9SS type A sorting domain-containing protein; protein product: MKELLTALAMVMSLTVLAQPGTLDSSFGTDGIVTTSIGAENDQAYAVAVQDDGKIILGGSSYVGSVSDFTMVRYNADGSLDQNFGNGGKVITTFSPNAFSVIRALTILPDGKILAAGQTPDQGNYHITVVRYKEDGSLDAGFATGGKQVHNIASVSDSYVNGMAVQDDGKIVVGGYVSGFDFMLARFNENGSVDAGFGSNGSFITEVGDGIALGSDVALQSDGKILLAGRAINVAVNNFALIRCNTDGTLDAGFGDAGQVMMPISTGFEEAKKVIVQPDGKILLVGHAEAGSGFEFAIMRLKADGTLDNSFGNSGSALVSFGTPDAFATAVVLQSDGKMVVAGYTGSSNTTWKFALARLNADGTLDQGFGIGGKLTTAVGTTFDYCQAVAMQPDGKIVAAGYSDSGANFDFAAARYLSGLNVGIVDFSISENSVLIYPNPVNQNSIFKYTLTSTERITIDLVDINGKRLQRFVDQEWKEAGPHQQPVRISEEIPSGNYFLILSNSKGQVAIKIFK